One part of the Luteibacter yeojuensis genome encodes these proteins:
- the infC gene encoding translation initiation factor IF-3 has protein sequence MEDSGIATTENKGNRKNNEIRVPRVRVLGVEGEQLGIMDTRDAIRAAEDLGMDLVEIQPNGDPPVCRIMDYGKFKFEAQKKAQAAKKKQKQVEIKEVKFRPVTDVGDYQIKLRNMLRFLEEGDKVKVTIRFRGREMSHQDLGQNLARKIQEDVGENGSVEQFPRLEGRQMVMMIGPKKKA, from the coding sequence CTGGAGGATAGCGGTATCGCTACGACCGAAAACAAGGGCAATCGCAAGAACAACGAGATCCGCGTCCCGCGGGTCCGCGTGCTTGGCGTCGAAGGTGAGCAGCTGGGCATCATGGACACCCGTGACGCCATCCGCGCCGCCGAAGACCTCGGCATGGACCTCGTCGAAATCCAGCCGAACGGCGATCCGCCGGTCTGCCGCATCATGGATTACGGCAAGTTCAAATTCGAAGCCCAGAAGAAGGCCCAGGCCGCCAAGAAGAAGCAGAAGCAGGTCGAGATCAAGGAAGTGAAGTTCCGTCCGGTCACGGACGTCGGCGACTACCAGATCAAGCTGCGCAACATGCTTCGCTTCCTCGAGGAAGGCGACAAGGTCAAGGTCACGATCCGCTTCCGCGGCCGCGAGATGTCCCACCAGGACCTCGGCCAGAACCTGGCCCGGAAAATCCAGGAAGACGTGGGCGAGAACGGCTCCGTGGAGCAGTTCCCCCGCCTGGAAGGCCGTCAGATGGTCATGATGATCGGCCCGAAGAAGAAGGCCTGA
- the rpmI gene encoding 50S ribosomal protein L35, giving the protein MPKIKTNRAAAKRFRKTASGKFKAGHAFKSHILTKKSTKRKRGLRAPNHVKACDTKGVARMLPYL; this is encoded by the coding sequence ATGCCCAAGATCAAGACCAACCGGGCGGCGGCGAAGCGTTTTCGCAAGACCGCTTCCGGCAAGTTCAAGGCCGGTCACGCCTTCAAGTCGCACATCCTGACGAAGAAGTCGACCAAGCGTAAGCGCGGCCTGCGCGCTCCCAACCACGTCAAGGCGTGCGACACCAAGGGTGTGGCTCGCATGTTGCCGTATCTCTAA
- the rplT gene encoding 50S ribosomal protein L20: MARVKRGVTARRRHKKIIGRAKGYYNARRKVFRVANQAVIKAGQYAYIGRKQRKRQFRALWIVRINAAARQFGLSYSRLINGLAKANISVDRKVLADLAVHDIKAFGAIAEKAKASLAA; the protein is encoded by the coding sequence ATGGCTCGTGTTAAGCGTGGCGTTACCGCCCGTCGTCGTCACAAGAAGATCATCGGCCGTGCCAAGGGCTATTACAACGCCCGCCGCAAGGTATTCCGCGTAGCCAACCAGGCCGTCATCAAGGCCGGTCAGTACGCCTACATCGGCCGCAAGCAGCGCAAGCGTCAGTTCCGCGCGCTGTGGATCGTCCGTATCAACGCCGCCGCCCGTCAGTTCGGCCTGTCGTACAGCCGCCTGATCAACGGTCTGGCCAAGGCCAACATCTCGGTGGACCGCAAGGTCCTCGCCGACCTGGCCGTGCACGACATCAAGGCGTTTGGCGCGATCGCAGAGAAGGCCAAGGCCAGTCTGGCTGCGTAA
- the pheS gene encoding phenylalanine--tRNA ligase subunit alpha — MESIEHVDASLRDIEAAPSLEALDALRVALLGKNGAVTAALKALGQLSGDERKARGAEVNRTKERLADAIALRKQSLEQAELDRRLASERIDVTLPGRDGEYGGIHPITRALERIADIFGRLGYQRADGPEIEDDWHNFEALNFPPHHPARAMHDTFYFGDGRLLRTHTSPVQIRSMQGRQPPIRIIAPGKVYRSDSDQTHSPMFHQIEGLLVDETSSFADLKGTLAEFVRAFFERDFEMRFRPSYFPFTEPSAEVDIRWDAEDGSTRWLEVLGCGMVHPTVLANCGIDPERYTGFAFGLGVERFAMLRYGVGDLRAFFENDLRFLRQFA; from the coding sequence ATGGAATCGATCGAGCATGTCGACGCGTCCCTGCGGGACATCGAAGCCGCCCCCTCGCTCGAGGCGCTGGACGCCCTGCGCGTGGCCCTGCTGGGCAAGAACGGCGCCGTCACGGCGGCCTTGAAGGCCCTGGGCCAGCTCAGCGGCGACGAGCGCAAGGCGCGCGGCGCCGAGGTCAACCGCACCAAGGAGCGCCTCGCCGATGCCATCGCGCTCCGCAAGCAGTCGCTGGAGCAGGCCGAGCTGGACCGCCGGCTCGCCTCCGAGCGCATCGACGTGACCCTGCCGGGCCGCGACGGCGAATACGGCGGCATCCATCCGATCACCCGCGCCCTCGAACGTATCGCGGACATCTTCGGCCGCCTCGGCTACCAGCGTGCCGACGGTCCCGAGATCGAGGACGACTGGCACAACTTCGAGGCGCTGAACTTCCCGCCGCATCATCCGGCGCGGGCCATGCACGACACCTTCTACTTCGGCGACGGGCGCCTGCTGCGCACGCATACCTCGCCGGTGCAGATCCGTTCGATGCAGGGCCGCCAGCCGCCGATCCGCATCATCGCGCCGGGCAAGGTCTATCGCAGCGATTCCGACCAGACCCACTCGCCGATGTTCCACCAGATCGAGGGCCTGCTGGTCGACGAGACCTCCAGCTTCGCCGACCTGAAGGGCACGCTGGCCGAGTTCGTGCGCGCGTTCTTCGAGCGCGACTTCGAGATGCGCTTCCGCCCGAGCTACTTCCCCTTCACCGAGCCCTCGGCCGAGGTCGACATCCGCTGGGACGCCGAGGACGGCAGCACGCGCTGGCTCGAGGTGCTGGGTTGCGGCATGGTCCATCCGACCGTGCTGGCGAATTGCGGCATCGATCCGGAACGCTATACCGGCTTCGCCTTCGGCCTGGGCGTGGAGCGCTTCGCCATGCTCCGCTACGGCGTGGGCGACCTGCGCGCCTTCTTCGAGAACGACCTGCGCTTCCTGCGTCAGTTCGCCTGA